In Archangium lipolyticum, a single genomic region encodes these proteins:
- a CDS encoding DUF808 domain-containing protein produces the protein MASSLLALLDDITTILDDVSVMTKVAAKKTAGVLGDDLALNAQQVTGVNADRELPVVWAVAKGSAVNKAILVPLALAISTFVPWMVTPLLMAGGLFLCFEGVEKLAHKFLHSHEEDEAHHAELTQALVDPSVDLVAVEKDKIKGAVRTDFILSAEIIVISLGVMVDAPFMTRVLALVGVSLLMTVGVYGLVAAIVKLDDGGLFLTQKPGDSGWARFQRGLGEGILKTAPWLMKSLSVAGTAAMFLVGGGILTHGIPVLHHAIEGLAHHAGAVPGIGGLLGTLAPSLADAIVGILSGAVVLGVVLAGKRVLGRKA, from the coding sequence GACCAAGGTGGCCGCGAAGAAGACCGCTGGCGTGCTGGGTGACGATCTGGCGCTCAATGCCCAGCAGGTCACCGGCGTGAACGCGGACCGCGAGCTGCCGGTGGTGTGGGCCGTGGCCAAGGGCTCGGCGGTGAACAAGGCCATCCTGGTGCCCCTGGCGCTGGCCATCAGCACCTTCGTGCCCTGGATGGTGACGCCGCTGCTGATGGCGGGCGGCCTGTTCCTGTGTTTCGAGGGGGTCGAGAAGCTGGCGCACAAGTTCCTGCACAGCCACGAGGAGGACGAGGCCCACCACGCCGAGCTCACCCAGGCCCTGGTCGACCCCAGTGTCGACCTCGTGGCGGTCGAGAAGGACAAGATCAAGGGCGCGGTGCGCACCGACTTCATCCTCTCCGCGGAGATCATCGTGATCTCCCTGGGGGTCATGGTCGACGCGCCCTTCATGACACGGGTCCTGGCGCTGGTCGGCGTGAGCCTGCTGATGACGGTGGGGGTGTACGGCCTGGTGGCCGCCATCGTGAAGCTCGACGATGGCGGGCTCTTCCTCACCCAGAAGCCCGGTGACAGCGGATGGGCGCGGTTCCAGCGCGGCCTGGGGGAGGGCATCCTGAAGACGGCGCCGTGGCTCATGAAGAGCCTGTCGGTCGCTGGCACCGCGGCCATGTTCCTGGTCGGTGGCGGCATCCTCACGCATGGCATTCCCGTGTTGCACCACGCCATCGAGGGGCTGGCCCATCACGCGGGCGCGGTGCCCGGAATCGGGGGCCTGCTGGGGACGCTCGCGCCGTCGCTGGCCGACGCCATTGTGGGCATCCTGTCCGGCGCGGTGGTGCTCGGCGTGGTGCTCGCGGGCAAGCGCGTGCTGGGCCGCAAGGCCTGA
- a CDS encoding DUF4112 domain-containing protein has protein sequence MSTSSNPAALEQVRGLARQLDTSIRLPGGIRIGWDALLGLIPGVGDWAGALLSSYIILQAVRLGASREVLLRMVGNVGLEALVGAVPFLGDVFDAAWKANTRNVRLLEEHLMAPAATRRASRAWVFGIGVLLVGVLALAVTITVLLLRALASLGGQT, from the coding sequence ATGAGCACCTCCTCCAATCCCGCCGCGCTCGAGCAGGTGCGCGGCCTGGCCCGGCAACTGGACACCTCCATCCGGCTGCCTGGGGGCATTCGCATCGGATGGGACGCCCTGCTGGGGCTGATACCGGGCGTGGGTGACTGGGCGGGCGCCTTGCTCTCCAGCTACATCATCTTGCAGGCGGTGCGCCTGGGCGCCTCGCGCGAGGTGCTGCTGCGCATGGTGGGGAACGTGGGGCTGGAGGCCCTCGTGGGCGCGGTGCCCTTCCTGGGCGATGTCTTCGATGCGGCCTGGAAGGCCAATACACGCAACGTGCGCCTGCTCGAGGAGCATCTGATGGCTCCCGCCGCCACCCGCCGCGCCAGCCGGGCGTGGGTGTTCGGCATCGGGGTGCTGCTGGTGGGGGTGCTGGCGCTGGCGGTGACAATCACCGTGCTGCTCTTGCGCGCCCTCGCCTCGCTGGGCGGTCAGACCTGA
- a CDS encoding DUF4832 domain-containing protein, protein MLSSKPRLHLSRAALAMLFSSLLLVSPSAHAAISGMVVGNDATSVSYQFQYTGTPAFRRAYIDVDRNPATGFAQQGIGADYLLENDSLYKHLGGGWSWQFVKTVTHTASAGTARWTFARADIGEGATPNDADIVFQVETPLETSPKYTHVYSGGTGTGTGTTTYYAASSATIANPERGFYHYTSDCDKTDFVASTLSGYRTNEKITQVFCIFYLSEFKNSPISQAQLDRFQRQANAVRAAGLKMIVRFAYTLSTDGDDAPLSRVTAHLDQLAPYLRANSDVIAVVQTGFIGAWGEWYYTRNFGNAGNVSQTDWNNRKALVDKLLSVLPATRMVQLRTPKFKRTMYGTSALTASQAYNGSAVARVGHHNDCFLASPDDWGTFENTTVEYPYLAAETNYLAMGGETCNFNPPRSDCATALNELALFHYSYLNADYEATVLGGWSNGGCRPEIDRRLGYRFTLVSATFPATASRGAAMPVDIQLRNEGWAAPFNPRSVQLVLRNTSSGATYRLPLSADPRHWTAGATVTISQGVTLPATLPAGSYALLLNLPDPEPSLSTRPEYAIQLANQNVWEASTGFNDLQWTVTVQ, encoded by the coding sequence ATGCTCAGTTCGAAACCCCGGCTCCACCTTTCTCGCGCGGCTCTCGCGATGCTGTTCTCGAGCCTGTTGCTCGTGTCGCCGTCCGCGCATGCGGCCATCTCAGGGATGGTGGTTGGCAACGACGCCACCTCCGTCAGCTATCAATTCCAGTACACCGGGACGCCGGCCTTCCGGCGCGCGTACATCGACGTCGACCGGAATCCCGCGACGGGGTTCGCCCAGCAGGGAATCGGGGCGGACTACCTCCTCGAGAACGACTCCTTGTACAAGCACCTCGGAGGGGGTTGGAGCTGGCAGTTCGTCAAGACGGTGACGCACACGGCCTCGGCGGGCACCGCCAGATGGACGTTCGCGCGGGCGGACATCGGCGAGGGCGCGACCCCGAACGACGCGGACATCGTCTTCCAGGTCGAGACGCCGCTCGAGACGTCTCCCAAATACACCCATGTCTACAGTGGAGGCACGGGGACGGGGACGGGCACGACGACCTACTACGCGGCGAGCAGCGCCACCATCGCCAACCCGGAGCGGGGCTTCTATCACTACACCTCCGACTGCGACAAAACTGACTTCGTCGCATCCACGTTGAGCGGATACCGCACCAACGAGAAGATCACCCAGGTGTTCTGTATCTTCTATCTCTCGGAGTTCAAGAACAGCCCCATCAGTCAGGCCCAGCTGGATCGCTTCCAACGACAGGCGAATGCCGTCCGGGCCGCGGGGCTCAAGATGATCGTCCGGTTCGCCTATACCCTGTCGACCGATGGAGATGACGCTCCCCTGAGCCGGGTCACCGCGCATCTGGATCAGCTGGCGCCGTACCTGCGCGCCAACAGCGACGTCATCGCGGTCGTGCAGACGGGTTTCATCGGCGCATGGGGCGAGTGGTATTACACGCGGAACTTCGGGAACGCGGGCAATGTCTCGCAGACCGATTGGAACAACCGGAAGGCCTTGGTCGACAAGCTGCTCAGCGTTCTTCCGGCCACGCGCATGGTCCAGCTCCGGACGCCCAAGTTCAAGCGCACGATGTATGGCACATCGGCGCTCACCGCTTCGCAGGCCTACAACGGCTCCGCGGTCGCCCGGGTCGGGCACCACAACGACTGCTTCCTGGCCAGCCCCGACGACTGGGGGACGTTCGAGAACACGACGGTCGAATACCCGTACCTGGCGGCCGAGACGAACTACCTCGCCATGGGCGGTGAGACCTGCAACTTCAACCCGCCGCGCTCGGATTGCGCCACCGCGTTGAACGAGCTGGCCTTGTTCCACTACTCCTATCTGAATGCCGACTACGAGGCCACGGTCCTCGGCGGCTGGAGCAATGGCGGGTGCAGGCCCGAGATAGACCGCCGGCTCGGGTACAGGTTCACCCTCGTGTCGGCCACCTTCCCCGCGACCGCCAGCCGTGGCGCGGCGATGCCCGTGGACATCCAACTCAGGAACGAGGGCTGGGCTGCTCCCTTCAATCCCCGGTCGGTCCAGCTGGTTCTGCGGAACACCTCGAGCGGCGCCACCTACCGCCTGCCCCTCTCCGCGGATCCGCGCCATTGGACGGCAGGAGCGACGGTGACGATCAGCCAGGGCGTCACGCTTCCGGCGACCCTGCCAGCAGGCAGCTATGCCCTCCTGCTGAACCTTCCGGATCCGGAGCCTTCCCTGAGCACCCGTCCGGAATACGCCATCCAACTGGCGAACCAGAACGTCTGGGAGGCCTCCACCGGCTTCAACGACCTTCAATGGACCGTGACGGTGCAGTGA
- a CDS encoding short chain dehydrogenase, which yields MKVLLVGAHGVIGSAVARELGTRHTIVSAGRGRGDVKVDITDSASIRRMFEQVGRVDAVVSAAGNLHFAPLEDMTEEHFGIGLRDKLMGQVNLAMIARAWLNDGGSITVTGGILAEQPIRCGSSASMVNSALEGFVRGAAIELPRGLRINLVSPNVVQESLPQLAPFFRGFEAVPAARVALGYSRSVEGHQTGQIYRVF from the coding sequence ATGAAGGTTCTTCTCGTCGGAGCCCATGGAGTCATCGGCAGCGCGGTCGCCCGGGAGCTGGGCACCCGGCACACGATCGTCAGCGCTGGCCGGGGCCGGGGTGACGTGAAGGTGGACATCACCGACAGCGCCAGCATCCGCCGCATGTTCGAGCAGGTGGGCCGCGTGGACGCGGTGGTCTCGGCCGCTGGCAACCTGCACTTCGCCCCGCTCGAGGACATGACCGAGGAGCACTTCGGCATCGGCCTGCGCGACAAGCTGATGGGCCAGGTGAACCTGGCCATGATCGCCCGTGCCTGGCTGAACGACGGAGGATCCATCACCGTGACGGGAGGCATCCTCGCCGAGCAGCCCATCCGCTGCGGCAGCTCGGCCTCCATGGTGAACTCCGCGTTGGAGGGCTTCGTGCGCGGGGCCGCCATCGAGCTGCCTCGGGGGCTGCGCATCAATCTCGTCAGCCCGAACGTGGTGCAGGAGTCGCTGCCACAGCTCGCGCCCTTCTTCCGGGGCTTCGAGGCCGTCCCCGCGGCCCGCGTGGCCCTCGGCTACAGCCGGAGCGTGGAGGGCCACCAGACCGGGCAGATCTACCGCGTCTTCTGA
- a CDS encoding LysR family transcriptional regulator, producing the protein MKTMLGRFDQSLAFVTVAELGSFTRAAEKLGCSKAHASEQVAELERALGVQLLHRTTRRLTLTEAGRLYLEYCRQLREVLLEAERAVSATTSEVGGRLRITAPTSFGEIFLPELVLAFQGAYPNVEVEIDLSVLRRDLVADGYDVALRTTRALEEHLVARPLGVVREVVVASPAFLAAHGPLDTPSALARVPCILNPHFRDDALWLFERDGRTETATVGGRLRINLYSAIRRAALAGAGVVRLPLFQVREDLESGALVRLCPGYELVAMPLYLLYPSRRHLPLRTRVFIDFLLRWFEAPERRALLT; encoded by the coding sequence ATGAAGACAATGCTCGGACGATTCGATCAGTCGCTGGCCTTCGTCACGGTGGCGGAGCTGGGCAGCTTCACGCGAGCGGCGGAGAAGCTCGGCTGCTCGAAGGCCCACGCCAGCGAGCAGGTGGCGGAGCTGGAGAGGGCACTGGGCGTGCAGTTGCTGCACCGGACGACGCGGCGGCTGACGCTGACCGAGGCCGGGCGGCTCTATCTCGAGTACTGCCGTCAGTTGCGCGAGGTGCTGCTGGAAGCGGAGCGCGCGGTCTCGGCGACCACGTCCGAGGTGGGAGGACGGCTACGAATCACCGCACCGACCTCCTTCGGGGAGATCTTCCTGCCCGAGCTGGTGCTGGCGTTCCAGGGCGCCTATCCGAACGTCGAGGTGGAGATCGATTTGAGCGTGCTGCGGAGGGATCTCGTGGCGGACGGATACGACGTGGCACTGCGCACGACCCGCGCGCTGGAGGAGCACCTGGTGGCACGTCCGCTGGGTGTGGTGCGGGAGGTGGTGGTGGCGAGCCCCGCCTTCCTGGCGGCGCACGGACCGCTCGATACCCCCAGTGCGCTGGCGCGGGTCCCGTGCATCCTCAACCCCCACTTCCGTGATGACGCCCTCTGGCTGTTCGAGCGCGATGGCCGCACCGAGACGGCCACCGTGGGAGGCCGGCTGCGCATCAATCTCTACAGCGCCATCCGGCGCGCGGCGCTGGCCGGTGCCGGAGTGGTGCGGCTGCCCCTGTTCCAGGTGCGGGAGGACCTCGAGTCCGGTGCGTTGGTGCGCCTCTGCCCCGGGTACGAGCTGGTGGCCATGCCGCTGTACCTGCTCTATCCGTCACGTCGGCACCTGCCGCTGCGGACCCGGGTGTTCATCGACTTCCTGCTGCGCTGGTTCGAGGCGCCGGAGCGCCGCGCGCTGCTCACTTGA
- a CDS encoding ATP-grasp domain-containing protein: MAMNPRIKRAIVFGRNPHQSDAFDTEAEAAEALGIETFQIDLHALLEGNTDRALAAIPERGHLRLLYRGWMLTGEEYEALDEALGELGHELMTTPAEYAAAHYLPNWYPRLKGYTARSVWTEGTDPSEAWHAAQTLGAPPWLVKDHVKSAKERWAEACFVPAGATRADFERICAALLEERGDRFERGFVVRRFLPFKVRGRTPSGPAHLEFRLFFGRGRLLAAESYDDFDVEVPDFSAFERLARKIDARFFTLDVAMLEDGRWVVVEVNDGGVSGLPASIDPRELFAALLDVDR, encoded by the coding sequence ATGGCGATGAATCCCCGCATCAAACGGGCGATCGTGTTTGGCCGGAATCCGCACCAGTCCGACGCCTTCGACACGGAAGCGGAAGCGGCCGAGGCGCTGGGAATCGAGACCTTCCAGATCGATCTGCACGCCCTGCTCGAAGGCAACACGGATCGCGCGCTCGCCGCCATCCCCGAGCGGGGTCACCTGCGGCTGCTGTACCGGGGATGGATGCTCACGGGGGAGGAGTACGAAGCGCTGGACGAAGCGCTCGGAGAGCTGGGCCACGAGCTGATGACGACCCCGGCGGAGTACGCGGCGGCGCACTACCTCCCGAACTGGTATCCACGGCTGAAGGGATACACCGCACGCTCCGTCTGGACCGAGGGCACGGACCCATCCGAAGCCTGGCATGCCGCGCAAACGCTGGGAGCACCGCCGTGGCTCGTGAAGGATCACGTGAAGTCGGCGAAGGAGCGGTGGGCGGAGGCGTGCTTCGTCCCCGCCGGTGCCACGCGAGCGGACTTCGAGCGGATCTGCGCCGCGCTGCTCGAGGAGCGCGGAGACCGCTTCGAGCGCGGGTTCGTCGTCAGGCGCTTCCTGCCATTCAAGGTGCGTGGGCGCACGCCGAGCGGGCCCGCGCACCTCGAGTTCCGGCTGTTCTTCGGGCGCGGGCGGCTCCTGGCAGCGGAGTCCTACGATGACTTCGACGTCGAGGTACCCGACTTCTCGGCCTTCGAGCGGCTCGCACGCAAGATCGACGCACGCTTCTTCACCCTGGACGTCGCGATGCTCGAGGACGGCCGCTGGGTCGTGGTCGAGGTGAACGATGGAGGGGTCTCCGGGCTTCCGGCGAGCATCGATCCACGCGAGCTGTTCGCGGCGTTGCTCGACGTGGATCGTTGA
- a CDS encoding SRPBCC family protein, with protein sequence MSELVMEWWVAQTPGQVFEAIEDPFQFRRWYGAPPGGFRLGEDGDSDVGEPFRLDLLDEKGTPLALTGRVLAVKPDEVLWMQLAWDGGNFGPETTRASIILHPTNGGTRIEVRQGPFLSPESHEAHRAFWEAAVGRLVRVISGEAVPCFEEFWEESGGYVEPLGMAAYTVLAGMREAGATPETLAQLEETLYTHLARLPDETAKVLGAVLRARLQGALPTRGGGDR encoded by the coding sequence ATGAGCGAGCTGGTCATGGAGTGGTGGGTGGCCCAGACGCCGGGGCAGGTCTTCGAGGCCATCGAGGATCCGTTCCAGTTCCGGCGCTGGTATGGGGCCCCGCCGGGCGGTTTCCGCCTCGGGGAGGACGGGGACTCGGACGTGGGCGAGCCCTTCCGGCTGGACCTGCTCGATGAGAAGGGCACCCCCCTGGCGCTGACCGGCCGCGTCCTCGCCGTGAAGCCCGACGAAGTCCTCTGGATGCAGCTGGCCTGGGATGGAGGGAACTTCGGCCCGGAGACGACCCGCGCCTCCATCATCCTCCACCCCACCAATGGGGGCACGCGCATCGAGGTCCGCCAGGGTCCCTTCTTGAGCCCCGAGTCACACGAAGCACACCGGGCGTTCTGGGAGGCCGCCGTGGGGCGGCTGGTCCGCGTCATCTCCGGAGAAGCCGTCCCCTGCTTCGAGGAGTTCTGGGAGGAGTCGGGCGGTTACGTCGAGCCGCTCGGCATGGCGGCCTATACCGTACTGGCCGGGATGAGGGAGGCTGGGGCGACGCCCGAGACCCTCGCGCAGCTCGAGGAGACGCTCTACACCCACCTCGCCCGCCTGCCCGATGAGACCGCGAAGGTGCTCGGGGCGGTGCTTCGCGCGCGCCTCCAGGGCGCTCTCCCCACACGGGGAGGCGGAGACCGTTGA
- a CDS encoding 2OG-Fe(II) oxygenase, with protein sequence MSFQPPWSGAFRLQTFVHRVPDAFPASTLEAIRSAILGSSLLGESNLSSQFTGTYGFSITFRREAVPVVTDQFPAFAPFLEAALLPGCNAFLLNPLLIQNGRGVDTHLDRSMNFYETHIGCPVAVSVLYVQVPEHLSGGELRLYHRGKRVAALAPQARSLVTFRGDLAHEVAAVEAGAPELSAARISLVVEQYRLPEAVVAKVPRFEMRTRTEGIAA encoded by the coding sequence ATGAGCTTCCAGCCACCCTGGAGCGGGGCCTTCCGCCTCCAGACCTTCGTCCACCGTGTGCCCGACGCGTTTCCCGCGAGCACCCTCGAGGCCATCCGGTCGGCCATCCTGGGCTCCTCCCTGCTCGGGGAGAGCAACCTGTCCTCCCAATTCACGGGCACCTATGGCTTCTCGATCACCTTCCGGCGCGAGGCCGTCCCCGTGGTGACGGATCAGTTTCCCGCCTTCGCCCCCTTCCTCGAAGCCGCGCTCCTGCCGGGCTGCAATGCGTTCCTGCTCAACCCCCTCCTGATTCAAAATGGGCGCGGGGTGGATACCCACCTGGATCGCAGCATGAACTTCTACGAGACCCACATCGGCTGCCCGGTCGCCGTGAGCGTGCTCTACGTCCAGGTGCCGGAACACCTCTCGGGAGGAGAGCTGCGGCTGTATCACCGCGGCAAGCGGGTGGCGGCGCTGGCTCCCCAGGCGCGCTCACTGGTGACGTTCCGGGGGGACCTCGCGCACGAGGTCGCGGCGGTCGAAGCCGGGGCTCCGGAGCTCTCGGCGGCGCGCATCAGCCTGGTGGTCGAGCAATACCGCCTGCCAGAGGCCGTGGTCGCGAAGGTGCCTCGTTTCGAGATGCGGACCCGGACGGAAGGAATCGCGGCATGA
- a CDS encoding sensor histidine kinase, translated as MPSIADLIERNRESLIQLFLEEARRLPSARNVRPQDVIDNLPEYLDILRALSLGQRGDADYSRRRLEEAHLELRRRQGYTVEDVRTELVILERLLASLWESLPPGQQPPREDLQRLRNGLQAAMEHTASTFSGHSPEEHLRQAVREAAEHERQQVTTILESISEAFLSFDQDWRFTYVNHEAERFMGLTREQVLGRNHWEVFPATLGTNVEHYYRRVATERIPLAFENYYQPWKRWFEFHVYPTDQGIAVYCQDITERKNRTEEREQLLREQTRLREQAEQALRQSRRAGEVLEHGDPFILLDKDFRILQVNKNQERVSQKRREETLGRVIWDVFPAINNPESAYWREYQRAMKERTPVHFEEYYPPQDLWASVNAYPTAEGGLAVFLRDVTERKRSEQFRERLVGIVSHDLRTPLNSITLAATTLLRQEDVSEPIRVRVRRIVQSAERMSRMITDLLDFTRARLGGGIPLQRQTGELLELVLTTLEEFETTHPGRLLLSHDPGPYTGEWDLDRLAQVISNLVGNALKHGAGNTPVEVELHEEGQEIVLSVMNQGTPIPEPLRPHVFDPFRRAAESSRQGGLGLGLYIAQQIVLAHGGSITASSCSATGTTFTVRLPRDLAHP; from the coding sequence ATGCCATCCATCGCCGACCTCATCGAGCGGAATCGGGAGTCTCTGATCCAGCTCTTCCTCGAGGAGGCCCGCCGGCTCCCGTCCGCCCGGAACGTGCGCCCCCAGGACGTCATCGACAACCTCCCCGAGTACCTCGACATCCTGCGTGCCCTCTCCCTCGGACAGCGCGGGGACGCCGACTACTCCCGGCGGCGTCTGGAGGAAGCCCACCTCGAACTGCGCCGCCGGCAGGGCTACACCGTGGAGGACGTGAGGACCGAGCTGGTGATCCTCGAGCGGCTCCTCGCCAGCCTCTGGGAGTCCCTCCCTCCCGGCCAGCAGCCCCCCCGGGAGGACCTCCAGCGCCTTCGCAACGGGCTCCAGGCCGCCATGGAGCACACCGCCTCCACCTTCAGCGGGCACTCCCCCGAGGAGCACCTGCGCCAGGCCGTCAGGGAGGCCGCCGAGCACGAGAGGCAGCAGGTCACCACCATCCTGGAGAGCATCTCCGAAGCCTTCCTCTCCTTCGACCAGGACTGGCGCTTCACCTACGTCAACCACGAGGCCGAGCGCTTCATGGGACTGACACGCGAGCAGGTGCTGGGCCGCAACCACTGGGAGGTCTTCCCCGCCACCCTGGGCACGAACGTGGAGCACTACTACCGGCGCGTGGCCACCGAGCGGATCCCGCTCGCCTTCGAGAACTACTACCAGCCGTGGAAGCGCTGGTTCGAGTTCCACGTCTACCCCACCGATCAGGGGATCGCCGTCTACTGCCAGGACATCACCGAGCGGAAGAACCGCACCGAGGAGCGCGAGCAACTCCTGAGGGAGCAGACCCGGCTGCGCGAGCAGGCCGAGCAGGCGCTGCGCCAGAGCCGGCGCGCGGGGGAGGTGCTGGAGCATGGGGATCCGTTCATCCTGCTCGACAAGGACTTCCGCATCCTCCAGGTGAACAAGAACCAGGAGCGCGTCAGCCAGAAACGGCGCGAGGAGACGCTCGGCCGCGTCATCTGGGACGTCTTCCCCGCCATCAACAATCCCGAGTCCGCGTACTGGCGCGAATACCAGCGCGCGATGAAGGAACGAACCCCCGTGCACTTCGAGGAGTACTACCCCCCGCAGGACCTCTGGGCGAGCGTGAACGCCTACCCCACCGCCGAGGGAGGACTGGCCGTCTTCCTCCGGGATGTCACCGAGCGCAAGCGCTCCGAGCAGTTCCGCGAGCGGCTGGTGGGCATCGTCAGCCATGATCTGCGCACCCCGCTCAACAGCATCACCCTGGCCGCCACGACCCTGCTGCGCCAGGAGGACGTCTCCGAGCCCATACGCGTCCGGGTGCGGCGCATCGTCCAGAGCGCGGAGCGCATGTCGCGGATGATCACCGACCTGCTCGACTTCACCCGCGCCCGTCTGGGCGGCGGCATCCCCCTGCAGCGCCAGACTGGCGAGCTGCTGGAGCTGGTGCTTACCACGCTCGAGGAGTTCGAGACGACGCACCCGGGCCGCCTCCTGCTCTCCCATGACCCGGGTCCCTACACAGGAGAGTGGGATCTGGATCGGCTCGCCCAGGTCATCTCCAACCTGGTGGGCAACGCGCTGAAACACGGGGCCGGAAACACCCCGGTGGAGGTGGAGCTCCACGAAGAGGGCCAGGAGATCGTCCTCTCGGTGATGAACCAGGGGACACCCATCCCCGAGCCCCTGCGGCCCCATGTCTTCGATCCCTTCCGCCGCGCCGCGGAAAGCTCGCGCCAGGGGGGACTGGGGTTGGGACTCTACATCGCGCAGCAGATCGTCCTGGCCCACGGCGGTTCCATCACCGCGAGCTCCTGCTCCGCCACGGGCACCACCTTCACCGTGCGGCTGCCCCGAGACCTCGCACACCCCTGA
- a CDS encoding ATP-binding protein, with the protein MASSDSKKASGLLRWLDFFLSEPLRNAPPSDLIRHRVLIGTTCFMLMLSTLYLVSTLFSPYDSAPGIAGVLYVATLVAARKSSRFEVPAVILIATITAGFVGGVFMNRANFEGGVHAANLLLPAFAVYLLGPRWALLYTLFIAVLMDVVHPLYVTHHVGVPSDSFSLSRFWVRHLFSGVSFLGIWGVGALHSTARDAAHRSLEEALKKLQDSESKLSSIIESTDDIVVSTDTGGRMLVANSAMRNFFQKFLGTQPEPQQSLFLYLNPERIHLWKERFAQVLQGQRLRIEETYAFRDTRFVLDVNLHPIMVAGGRVTGVTVFGRDITSRKEAETRLGELHRTLVDVSRQTGMAEIATGVLHNVGNTLNSVNISTTLVTDQLRRSRVTGLTKATALLREHLADLASFITRDPQGQQLPPYLIAVSNQLAEERDTMLKEMQSLTQSVEHIKSIVSMQQRHARPAGAVEQVAVPQLIDEALRLHAVSFERLAIRIVRDYADVPLIFVDRHKLLQILINLLSNARHALVDSAQQDKCLRIHVQPVPGGERLRIDVTDNGVGIAPENMARLFSQGFTTKKTGHGFGLHISALAAEEMKGRLTCTSPGPAQGATFTLELPVKGEGV; encoded by the coding sequence ATGGCCTCCTCTGACTCCAAGAAGGCCTCGGGGCTCCTGCGCTGGCTGGACTTCTTCCTTTCGGAACCCCTGCGCAACGCGCCTCCCTCGGACCTCATTCGTCACCGGGTGCTCATCGGTACCACGTGTTTCATGCTCATGCTCTCCACGCTGTACCTGGTGAGCACGCTGTTCTCTCCATATGACTCCGCCCCGGGCATCGCGGGCGTGTTGTACGTGGCGACCCTGGTGGCGGCGCGGAAGTCCTCCCGGTTCGAGGTTCCGGCGGTGATCCTGATCGCAACCATCACGGCCGGCTTCGTGGGGGGGGTCTTCATGAACAGGGCCAACTTCGAGGGTGGCGTGCACGCCGCGAACCTGCTGCTCCCCGCCTTCGCCGTGTACCTGCTGGGGCCGCGCTGGGCACTGCTCTACACCCTCTTCATCGCGGTGCTCATGGATGTGGTTCACCCCCTCTACGTCACACACCATGTCGGCGTCCCCTCCGATTCCTTCTCCCTGTCACGGTTCTGGGTCCGGCACCTCTTCTCGGGCGTCTCGTTCCTGGGCATCTGGGGAGTCGGTGCGTTGCATAGCACCGCACGGGATGCGGCCCACCGTTCGCTCGAGGAGGCCTTGAAGAAGCTCCAGGACAGCGAGAGCAAGTTGAGCAGCATCATCGAGAGCACCGACGACATCGTGGTCTCGACGGACACCGGGGGGCGCATGCTCGTCGCCAATTCGGCCATGAGGAACTTCTTCCAGAAGTTCCTCGGCACGCAACCCGAGCCACAGCAGTCGCTCTTCCTCTACCTGAATCCCGAGAGGATCCATCTCTGGAAGGAGCGCTTCGCCCAGGTGCTTCAAGGCCAGCGCCTGCGCATCGAGGAGACGTACGCGTTCAGGGATACCCGCTTCGTGTTGGACGTCAACCTCCATCCCATCATGGTGGCGGGAGGTCGGGTCACGGGCGTGACGGTCTTCGGCCGCGACATCACCAGCCGCAAGGAGGCCGAGACCCGGCTGGGAGAGCTGCACCGCACCCTGGTGGATGTCTCCCGCCAGACGGGCATGGCGGAGATCGCCACCGGCGTGCTCCACAACGTGGGCAACACCCTCAACAGCGTCAACATCTCCACCACCCTCGTCACCGACCAGCTCCGCCGCTCCCGCGTCACCGGTCTGACCAAGGCCACGGCCCTCCTGCGCGAGCACCTGGCGGATCTCGCCTCCTTCATCACCCGGGATCCCCAGGGACAGCAACTGCCGCCCTATCTCATCGCCGTGTCCAACCAACTGGCGGAGGAGCGCGACACCATGCTCAAGGAGATGCAGTCGCTCACCCAGAGCGTGGAGCACATCAAGTCCATCGTCAGCATGCAGCAGAGGCACGCGCGCCCCGCGGGCGCGGTGGAGCAGGTGGCGGTGCCCCAGCTCATCGACGAGGCCCTGCGCCTGCACGCCGTCTCCTTCGAGCGGCTGGCCATCCGCATCGTGCGGGATTACGCCGACGTGCCCCTCATCTTCGTCGACCGGCACAAGCTGCTGCAGATCCTCATCAACCTGCTGAGCAACGCGCGCCACGCGCTGGTGGACAGCGCGCAACAGGACAAGTGCCTGCGCATCCACGTCCAGCCCGTTCCCGGGGGGGAGCGGCTGCGCATCGACGTGACGGATAACGGAGTGGGGATCGCCCCGGAGAACATGGCGCGCCTGTTCTCCCAGGGCTTCACCACCAAGAAGACGGGGCACGGCTTTGGCTTGCACATCAGCGCCCTGGCCGCCGAGGAGATGAAGGGCCGGCTCACCTGCACCAGCCCCGGCCCCGCTCAGGGCGCCACCTTCACGCTCGAACTGCCCGTGAAGGGCGAAGGTGTCTAG